The DNA segment CCGCGACCTCTCCCTTACCAAGGGAGTGCTCTACCTCTGAGCCATACGAGCGCTCAGAAAAATTAAAAACATAAATTATAAAATTTTGGAAATTGAAACTGCTAGAAATTCTGAATTTAAAAACAGCTCCCAGTTTCACTCTACCAAAATTAGGTTGGAGCGGGAAACGGGACTCGAACCCGCGACCCTCAGCTTGGAAGGCTGATGCTCTAGCCAACTGAGCTACTCCCGCAAAGCAATGGTGGTGAGTCGTGGATTCGAACCACGGAAGGCGAAAGCCAGCAGATTTACAGTCTGCCCTCGTTGGCCACTTGAGTAACTCACCATGATAAAAATGCTTTTTATTTCTGGTCAAACACTGCTATCAACAATGGAGCTGGTTAAGGGACTTGAACCCCCGACCTGCTGCTTACAAGGCAGCTGCTCTACCAACTGAGCTAAACCAGCAAAAAATAAAGTTGAATTATAATGTAATTTTGAATTAATGTCAAGTGTTTTAAATAATTTTATATAATTTTTAAAAAATAAAGGATTGATTATGAAAATTTTATTTTCACCTAGCGAAAGCAAAAATAAAATAAATACGCAAGGTTATATAAATAAAAACTCTTTTGTTTTTAGTAATTTATATAGTAAAAGACTTGAAGTACTTACAAAATATAAAAATCATATAAAACAATGCAATGAAGTTGAACTTGAAAAATTTTTTGGTATAAAAGATGCAAGTGAAATAGAAGAATTAACTCATGATATTTTAACAAAAGAAACAAACAAAGCTATTCAAAGATATAATGGAGTTGCTTTTGATCATTTAGACTATGAAAATTTA comes from the Campylobacter lari genome and includes:
- the yaaA gene encoding peroxide stress protein YaaA, which translates into the protein MKILFSPSESKNKINTQGYINKNSFVFSNLYSKRLEVLTKYKNHIKQCNEVELEKFFGIKDASEIEELTHDILTKETNKAIQRYNGVAFDHLDYENLSENSRKYIDENVLIFSNLFGPILAKDLIPYYKLKQGEKIKEFNIEKYYKDSFSDELDKFLENELVIDLRAKFYEKFYTIKKPFLTFT